The following proteins are encoded in a genomic region of Sulfurovum indicum:
- a CDS encoding 2-isopropylmalate synthase yields MSKETIKIFDTTLRDGEQSPGASMNTEEKIQIAAQLERLGVDIIEAGFAAASPGDFDAIEKIAQRVEKSTVCSLARAVDADVKAAGEAIAKAKMKRIHTFIATSPIHMEYKLKMKPDEVIKRAVRAVEYARTFVEDVEFSCEDAGRSDISFMKEISDAVIEAGATTINLPDTVGFRLPFEIGAMVKEMSEYVRGRAIISVHNHNDLGLGVANSLEAVVNGARQVECTINGLGERAGNAALEEIVMALKVRNDVFSNFVTNINTKEIYPTSRLIANITGIEPQPNKAIVGKNAFAHESGIHQDGVLKHKETYEIISPKDIGLDLNDTLVLGKHSGRAAFKDKLSKLGFTLEDEALNRAFERFKILADRKKEICDDDIRALVTNEMTKAAQVFEIVSLQLMDCSEGVPSAAVKIRKGEDETMDASIGGGTIDAVFKAIDRITGYTGRLDEYKVKSVSEGKDALANVTVKVSFNNEPAVIGHGLHIDTMLASARAYIGALNSYLSMEGKLKARYTDSSITV; encoded by the coding sequence ATGAGCAAAGAGACCATTAAAATATTTGACACAACACTAAGAGATGGTGAACAGAGCCCTGGCGCTTCTATGAACACTGAAGAGAAGATACAGATCGCTGCACAATTAGAGCGTTTGGGGGTAGACATCATTGAGGCGGGATTTGCCGCGGCAAGTCCCGGAGACTTCGATGCTATTGAGAAGATCGCACAGCGTGTGGAGAAGTCCACTGTCTGTTCTCTCGCACGTGCAGTGGATGCAGATGTCAAAGCAGCCGGAGAAGCCATTGCCAAGGCAAAGATGAAGCGTATTCATACCTTCATCGCCACCAGTCCCATTCATATGGAATACAAACTTAAAATGAAACCGGATGAAGTCATCAAACGTGCAGTACGTGCAGTTGAGTATGCTCGTACTTTTGTAGAAGATGTTGAGTTCAGCTGCGAAGATGCAGGACGTTCTGATATCTCTTTCATGAAAGAGATCAGTGATGCTGTCATTGAAGCAGGTGCAACGACAATCAATTTACCAGATACAGTAGGATTCAGACTCCCTTTTGAGATCGGTGCCATGGTCAAGGAGATGAGTGAATATGTCAGAGGACGGGCAATCATTTCCGTACACAATCACAATGATTTGGGCCTGGGTGTTGCCAACTCTCTTGAAGCTGTAGTCAACGGTGCCAGACAGGTAGAGTGCACCATTAACGGTCTGGGTGAAAGAGCCGGAAATGCCGCACTTGAAGAGATTGTAATGGCCTTAAAGGTAAGAAACGATGTTTTCAGTAATTTTGTGACCAACATCAATACCAAAGAGATCTATCCTACCAGCCGTTTGATCGCCAACATCACCGGAATAGAACCACAGCCGAACAAAGCTATTGTGGGGAAAAATGCTTTTGCACATGAGAGTGGGATACATCAGGACGGTGTTTTAAAACACAAAGAGACCTACGAGATCATCAGTCCCAAGGATATCGGACTTGACCTGAACGATACTTTGGTCTTAGGGAAACACTCAGGACGTGCTGCATTCAAAGACAAGTTGTCCAAACTTGGATTCACTCTTGAAGATGAGGCTCTTAACAGAGCCTTTGAACGTTTCAAGATCCTGGCAGACCGTAAAAAAGAGATCTGTGACGATGATATTCGTGCGCTTGTCACAAATGAAATGACTAAAGCAGCACAAGTCTTCGAAATCGTTTCACTCCAGTTAATGGATTGCAGTGAAGGGGTACCGAGCGCAGCAGTCAAGATCAGAAAAGGTGAAGATGAGACAATGGATGCAAGCATCGGCGGCGGTACGATTGATGCAGTATTCAAAGCAATAGACCGCATCACCGGCTATACAGGAAGGCTTGATGAATATAAGGTCAAATCTGTCAGTGAAGGGAAAGATGCCCTTGCCAATGTTACAGTCAAAGTCAGTTTCAATAATGAACCTGCTGTTATCGGTCACGGGCTTCATATTGATACGATGCTGGCAAGTGCCAGAGCCTATATTGGAGCACTCA